The following coding sequences are from one Catenulispora sp. GP43 window:
- the chrA gene encoding chromate efflux transporter codes for MVDGAEAAPHRAAVGLATIAREWGRIGCVGFGGPPAHIALLRELCVKRRRWLSETEFEDGIAATNLLPGPASTQLAIYTAWRLRGGIGALVGGFCFIAPGLVVILALAALFLAGHPPLAVRGAAAGAGAAVAAVAVHAAWGLAPGSWKRAGTARAARVRWICYAGVGALAAALVGPWLVLAMIGTGLLEVAIRTGRTSPRRRRSRGAAPLPLAAAVPASGGLLALAWVAFKVGALSYGGGFVIIPLMQHDAVHTYHWMTDAQFLNAVALGQITPGPVVQTVAVVGYAAAGIGGGLLAALVAFGPSFLFVIGGASHFDRLRADQRVQAFLTGAGPTVIGAIAGSAIPLAAALQHAWQFAILAAAALWLLAARRGVVSTLITAGVLGAGAALIGWPVA; via the coding sequence ATGGTGGATGGAGCCGAAGCAGCACCTCACCGAGCCGCCGTCGGGCTCGCGACGATCGCGCGCGAGTGGGGCCGGATCGGCTGCGTCGGCTTCGGCGGCCCGCCCGCGCACATCGCGTTGTTGCGCGAGCTGTGCGTGAAGCGGCGCCGGTGGCTGTCGGAGACCGAGTTCGAGGACGGGATCGCCGCGACCAACCTGCTGCCCGGCCCGGCGTCCACGCAGTTGGCGATCTACACGGCGTGGCGGCTGCGCGGCGGCATCGGGGCTCTGGTCGGCGGGTTCTGCTTCATCGCCCCCGGCCTGGTGGTGATTCTCGCCCTGGCCGCGCTGTTCCTGGCCGGACATCCCCCGCTGGCGGTGCGCGGCGCCGCCGCCGGTGCCGGCGCGGCAGTGGCCGCGGTGGCCGTGCACGCGGCCTGGGGTCTGGCGCCGGGTAGCTGGAAGCGCGCCGGCACGGCCCGGGCGGCCCGTGTCCGCTGGATCTGCTACGCCGGTGTCGGCGCGCTGGCGGCGGCGCTGGTCGGGCCGTGGCTGGTGCTGGCCATGATCGGCACCGGCTTGCTGGAGGTCGCCATCCGCACCGGACGGACATCGCCTCGGCGGCGGCGATCACGCGGCGCCGCACCGTTGCCGCTGGCTGCCGCGGTGCCCGCGAGCGGCGGCCTGCTCGCGCTGGCCTGGGTGGCGTTCAAGGTCGGCGCACTGTCCTACGGCGGCGGCTTCGTCATCATCCCCCTGATGCAGCACGACGCCGTCCACACCTACCACTGGATGACCGACGCCCAGTTCCTCAACGCGGTGGCCCTGGGCCAGATCACCCCGGGCCCGGTGGTCCAGACCGTCGCCGTGGTCGGCTACGCCGCAGCCGGCATCGGCGGCGGACTGCTGGCAGCGCTGGTCGCCTTCGGCCCCTCGTTCCTGTTCGTCATCGGCGGCGCCTCGCACTTCGACCGGCTCCGCGCCGATCAGCGCGTGCAGGCGTTCCTGACCGGCGCCGGACCGACGGTGATCGGCGCCATCGCCGGCTCGGCGATCCCGCTTGCGGCCGCCCTGCAACACGCGTGGCAGTTCGCGATCCTCGCCGCCGCCGCGCTGTGGTTGCTGGCGGCACGGCGGGGTGTCGTCAGTACCCTGATCACCGCCGGGGTTCTCGGGGCGGGCGCCGCACTGATCGGATGGCCGGTGGCCTGA
- a CDS encoding winged helix DNA-binding domain-containing protein, translating to MKTAVLNTRALNRATLARQLLLDRADMPVLDAVAHLGGLQAQEPQEPFVGLWSRLSAFDPAQLSALLTERMVVRTHLMRRTVHLLAADDAMAWRSRHDAMLRQRVLGTWRRELDGIDLDELAAAGRAVMADGEPRTMAELARILGERWPAPGSQALGEMVVAALVPMAQLPPRGLWRTKAGVRNVLLSCWLGRDIDPPASDGSDPVGRALVRRYLAAFGPAATADLRAWCGLAGLPAAVAAIREELIAFRDERGRELLDLPEAPRPDPDTPAPVRYLPAFDNAILGYHDRSRIIDDAHRGLSVTGARVVLVDGRVAATWSVQAGTVTVAPLHRISRADRNAIAEQGRELALFLSDGDSDSVQVAVVDQPPQR from the coding sequence GTGAAGACGGCGGTCCTGAACACCCGGGCGCTCAACCGCGCGACATTGGCCCGGCAGTTGCTGCTCGACCGCGCCGACATGCCGGTCCTCGACGCCGTCGCGCACCTCGGCGGCCTCCAGGCCCAAGAACCACAGGAGCCGTTCGTCGGACTCTGGTCAAGGCTGAGCGCCTTCGACCCGGCGCAGCTGTCGGCCCTGCTGACCGAGCGGATGGTGGTGCGGACCCACCTCATGCGCCGCACCGTTCATCTCCTGGCCGCCGACGACGCGATGGCCTGGCGGTCCCGCCATGACGCGATGCTGCGTCAGCGGGTCCTGGGCACCTGGCGCCGTGAGCTCGACGGGATCGACCTCGACGAGCTGGCCGCGGCAGGCCGGGCGGTGATGGCCGACGGTGAACCCCGCACCATGGCCGAGCTCGCTCGGATCCTCGGCGAACGCTGGCCGGCACCGGGATCGCAGGCACTGGGCGAAATGGTCGTCGCCGCGCTCGTCCCGATGGCGCAGCTGCCGCCGCGCGGGCTGTGGCGCACCAAGGCGGGAGTGCGCAACGTCCTGCTGTCCTGCTGGCTGGGACGGGACATCGACCCGCCGGCTTCGGACGGTTCCGACCCGGTCGGCCGGGCGCTGGTCCGACGCTACCTGGCGGCGTTCGGCCCCGCCGCCACCGCCGACCTGCGCGCCTGGTGCGGCCTGGCCGGACTGCCGGCCGCGGTGGCCGCGATCCGCGAGGAGCTGATCGCCTTCCGGGACGAGCGCGGCCGGGAGCTGCTCGACCTCCCGGAAGCGCCCCGCCCCGACCCGGACACGCCGGCCCCGGTGCGCTACCTGCCGGCGTTCGACAACGCGATCCTCGGTTACCACGACCGCAGCCGGATCATCGACGACGCCCACCGCGGCCTGTCGGTCACCGGCGCCCGCGTCGTCCTGGTCGACGGGCGGGTCGCCGCGACGTGGAGCGTCCAGGCCGGCACGGTGACTGTCGCCCCGCTGCACCGCATCTCCCGCGCCGATCGGAACGCCATCGCCGAACAGGGGCGGGAACTGGCCTTGTTCCTGTCCGACGGCGACAGCGACAGCGTCCAGGTCGCCGTGGTCGATCAGCCGCCCCAGCGGTAA
- a CDS encoding nuclear transport factor 2 family protein, with the protein MNQLHAYIDAWQRHDIAGVLATLTDDCVVVECYGPVYHGRPRVEQWMHAWFEAGGSVDEWKITSQAAAGDALIAEWVFSCTSHGEAATFEGATIARLEGEKIAYLREYATSAPLYDWTGTWRE; encoded by the coding sequence ATGAACCAACTGCACGCCTACATCGACGCCTGGCAGCGCCACGACATCGCCGGGGTCCTGGCCACCTTGACCGACGACTGCGTGGTCGTGGAATGCTACGGCCCGGTCTACCACGGCCGACCCCGAGTCGAGCAGTGGATGCACGCCTGGTTCGAGGCCGGCGGCTCCGTCGACGAATGGAAGATCACCTCCCAGGCGGCAGCTGGGGACGCCCTGATAGCCGAGTGGGTCTTCTCCTGCACCTCGCACGGCGAGGCAGCCACCTTCGAAGGCGCGACCATCGCCAGGCTCGAGGGAGAGAAGATCGCCTACCTGCGCGAGTACGCCACCTCGGCGCCGCTCTACGACTGGACGGGCACCTGGCGGGAGTAG